The proteins below come from a single Caenibius sp. WL genomic window:
- a CDS encoding DUF3617 domain-containing protein codes for MRIKLTLPVAASLATALLLAGCGKSDEGPKTPEQAAQEASKMEKPEPGKYRSSVKVLEFDIPGMPKEQAEQMKGMMGNAGQSHEFCMTKEDVEKGYEEMVKKTSQGNCTFEKFNAASNTLDAKMTCDMGNEMKSVITMNGTTSKTNSKMTMDIENTAPSIPGGKMHTKMEVTNERIGDCA; via the coding sequence ATGCGTATCAAACTCACCCTTCCCGTTGCGGCGTCGCTTGCGACCGCACTTCTACTCGCCGGCTGCGGCAAATCCGACGAGGGGCCGAAAACGCCGGAACAGGCGGCTCAGGAAGCGTCCAAGATGGAAAAGCCCGAACCCGGCAAGTATCGCTCCAGCGTGAAGGTGCTTGAGTTCGACATTCCCGGCATGCCGAAAGAGCAGGCCGAGCAGATGAAGGGCATGATGGGCAACGCCGGTCAAAGTCACGAATTCTGCATGACCAAGGAAGATGTCGAGAAGGGCTATGAGGAAATGGTCAAGAAGACATCGCAGGGCAACTGCACTTTCGAAAAGTTCAATGCGGCGTCCAACACGCTGGATGCCAAGATGACCTGTGACATGGGCAACGAGATGAAGTCGGTCATCACCATGAACGGCACCACTTCGAAGACCAATTCCAAGATGACCATGGACATCGAAAACACCGCGCCCAGCATTCCGGGCGGGAAAATGCACACCAAGATGGAAGTCACCAACGAGCGTATCGGGGATTGCGCCTGA
- the uvrB gene encoding excinuclease ABC subunit UvrB, translating into MAELVIRRGLEEPDTSGSFVPHKPQRPDKTDGGKPFKIVSDYEPAGDQPTAIAELVTAAKDGEKTQVLLGVTGSGKTFTMAKVIEHLQRPALILAPNKILAAQLYGEFKSFFPGNAVEYFVSYYDYYQPEAYVPRSDTYIEKESSVNEAIDRMRHSATRALLERDDVIIVASVSCLYGIGSVETYSAMIFDLKKGDTADQREIIRKLVALQYKRNDAAFARGNFRVRGDNLEIFPSHYEDMAWRISFFGDEIEEIAEFDPLTGKKGASLDKVRVYANSHYVTPGPTMKQASEAIKFELSERLKELNAEGRLLEAQRLEQRTNFDLEMIAATGSCAGIENYSRFLTGRLPGEPPPTLFEYLPDNALLFVDESHQTVPQIGAMARGDHRRKLTLAEYGFRLPSCIDNRPLRFNEWDAMRPQTVAVSATPGSWEMEQTGGVFAEQVIRPTGLIDPPVEIRPVEDQVQDCINECRETAAKGYRTLVTTLTKRMAEDLTEFMHEAGVKVRYMHSDVETLERIELIRDLRMGVYDVLVGINLLREGLDIPECGLVCILDADKEGFLRSETSLVQTIGRAARNVDGRVILYADRMTGSMERAIAETDRRRDKQRAFNEEHGITPQTIRRQIADIVAHTAAQDGVTVDIDADGRNNLVGHNLRAYIEELEAKMRAAAADLEFEEAGRLRDEIRRLEAEELGLPEAEHKAPLVGRSNEGRPGTRKMRYGKTQRKWGR; encoded by the coding sequence ATGGCTGAACTCGTGATCCGACGCGGACTGGAAGAACCCGATACCTCGGGCAGCTTTGTTCCGCACAAACCGCAGCGCCCGGACAAGACGGACGGCGGCAAACCGTTCAAGATCGTGTCCGATTATGAACCGGCGGGCGACCAGCCCACCGCGATCGCCGAACTCGTGACCGCTGCGAAGGACGGTGAAAAGACTCAGGTGCTGCTGGGTGTGACCGGCTCGGGCAAGACTTTCACCATGGCCAAAGTGATCGAGCACTTGCAGCGCCCCGCCCTGATTCTGGCCCCCAACAAGATTCTCGCCGCCCAGCTCTATGGGGAGTTCAAAAGCTTCTTCCCCGGAAATGCGGTGGAATATTTCGTCAGCTATTATGACTACTATCAACCGGAAGCATACGTCCCGCGCAGCGATACCTATATCGAGAAGGAAAGCTCGGTAAACGAGGCCATCGACCGGATGCGCCACTCGGCCACCCGCGCCCTGCTCGAACGCGATGACGTGATTATCGTCGCTTCCGTGTCATGCCTCTACGGGATCGGCTCGGTCGAAACCTATTCCGCAATGATTTTCGACCTGAAGAAAGGTGACACCGCCGATCAGCGCGAAATCATCCGCAAGCTGGTCGCTCTGCAATACAAGCGCAACGATGCCGCGTTCGCCCGGGGCAATTTCCGCGTGCGGGGGGATAATCTCGAAATCTTCCCCAGCCACTATGAGGATATGGCTTGGCGGATCAGCTTCTTCGGCGACGAGATCGAGGAGATCGCCGAGTTCGACCCCCTCACCGGCAAGAAGGGCGCTTCGCTCGACAAAGTGCGGGTCTATGCCAATTCGCATTATGTCACGCCGGGGCCAACGATGAAGCAGGCATCGGAAGCGATCAAATTCGAACTGTCCGAACGGCTCAAGGAGCTGAACGCAGAAGGGCGCCTGCTGGAAGCCCAGCGGCTGGAACAGCGGACCAATTTCGACCTTGAGATGATCGCCGCCACCGGATCGTGCGCGGGGATCGAGAATTACAGCCGTTTCCTGACCGGCCGCCTGCCGGGCGAACCGCCGCCGACGCTGTTCGAATACCTGCCCGATAACGCCTTGCTGTTCGTCGACGAAAGCCACCAGACGGTGCCACAGATCGGCGCGATGGCGCGCGGCGACCATCGCCGCAAGCTGACGCTGGCGGAATATGGCTTCCGCCTGCCGAGTTGCATTGACAACCGCCCGCTGCGTTTCAACGAATGGGATGCGATGCGCCCGCAGACGGTGGCCGTTTCCGCCACTCCCGGTTCCTGGGAAATGGAACAGACCGGCGGGGTGTTCGCCGAACAGGTGATCCGCCCCACCGGTTTGATCGATCCGCCGGTGGAAATCCGCCCGGTGGAAGATCAGGTGCAGGATTGCATCAACGAATGCCGTGAGACGGCGGCAAAGGGGTATCGCACGCTGGTCACGACCCTCACCAAGCGAATGGCCGAGGATCTGACCGAATTCATGCACGAAGCGGGTGTCAAAGTCCGCTACATGCATTCGGATGTCGAAACGCTGGAGCGTATCGAACTGATCCGCGATCTGCGGATGGGCGTGTACGACGTGCTTGTGGGGATCAATCTCCTGCGCGAAGGGCTCGACATCCCCGAATGCGGCCTCGTCTGCATTCTCGATGCTGACAAGGAGGGGTTCCTGCGCAGCGAAACCTCGCTGGTGCAGACCATCGGCCGGGCCGCGCGCAATGTCGATGGGCGGGTAATCCTCTATGCCGACCGCATGACCGGCAGCATGGAACGCGCGATCGCCGAAACCGATCGCCGCCGCGACAAGCAACGCGCTTTCAACGAGGAGCATGGCATCACGCCGCAGACCATCCGCCGCCAGATCGCCGATATCGTGGCCCACACGGCGGCGCAGGATGGGGTAACGGTCGATATCGACGCGGATGGCCGCAACAATCTCGTCGGCCACAACCTACGTGCTTATATCGAAGAGCTGGAAGCGAAAATGCGCGCGGCGGCGGCCGATCTCGAGTTCGAGGAAGCCGGGCGCCTGCGCGATGAGATTCGCCGCCTGGAAGCAGAGGAGCTTGGTCTGCCAGAAGCGGAACACAAGGCCCCGCTCGTGGGCCGCAGCAACGAAGGCCGCCCCGGCACGCGCAAGATGCGTTATGGCAAGACCCAGCGGAAATGGGGGCGCTGA
- a CDS encoding protein-disulfide reductase DsbD domain-containing protein, producing the protein MISARTLPHFARQPPVIALIVLSVLAWAFPAVAVASAGRNHIAAELVANGAAAPGETVDLAFHFRPEQGWHGYWVNPGDAGYGLTLEWHLPLGWTAGTPEYPVPHRLKIGPLMNHVYEGDYAVLVPVRVPANASSSPAELRVSAQWLACTDTICVPERQDMAVTVHPGAGLTDTRFDAWRAAIPALLDRPAHFSLASGKVRLAIPLPASMALNDPHVFVETTEVVDYAAPQTFTRNGNWLVAELVRKGSAQPAAISGIVRLDTTDEGVRFVAEPGPVPTGGTPVAATGDGAKLPSLWLLLGGALLGGLLLNVMPCVFPILSLKALSLARAGESEREARREGAAYTAGVMLACLALGGVLLVLRAGGQQVGWAFQLQEPGVVVALLALAAAITANLAGLFELPAVSITRDGKPGGAFATGLLAAFVATPCTGPFMAAAMGAALLLPVPQALLLFAVLGLGLGLPFLLIGFVPPLRAALPRPGGWMVTFRRIMAVPMGLTALALLWLVNRLGGSGFMTVAILALAGLLLALWIVGRRQRQGKAALLPFAAVAVPFALFAAVALPASFTGGGKAESGLLAPQDFSENALAHARASGKPVFLWFTADWCVTCKVNESVAIEREATKAAFDKAGVIAMRGDWTRRDPEITRFLTAHGAAGVPLYLWYQPGGEGRQLPQVLTPDSLVRLAEQAPR; encoded by the coding sequence ATGATCAGCGCAAGGACATTGCCGCATTTCGCCCGTCAACCGCCGGTGATCGCCCTGATTGTGCTCTCCGTGCTGGCATGGGCTTTTCCGGCGGTTGCCGTGGCCTCTGCCGGGCGGAATCATATCGCGGCCGAACTGGTGGCCAATGGCGCGGCCGCGCCGGGTGAAACGGTGGACCTGGCGTTTCATTTCCGGCCGGAGCAGGGTTGGCACGGGTATTGGGTCAATCCGGGTGATGCCGGATACGGGCTGACGCTGGAGTGGCATTTGCCCCTGGGTTGGACAGCGGGCACGCCGGAATACCCGGTGCCGCACAGGCTCAAAATCGGCCCGCTGATGAACCATGTCTATGAAGGCGATTATGCCGTGCTGGTGCCGGTGCGCGTGCCGGCCAATGCGTCATCAAGCCCTGCCGAATTGCGCGTTTCGGCGCAGTGGCTGGCCTGTACCGACACGATCTGCGTGCCCGAACGGCAGGACATGGCGGTGACGGTACATCCCGGCGCGGGGCTGACGGATACCCGCTTCGACGCCTGGCGCGCCGCGATCCCCGCGCTGCTTGACCGGCCAGCGCATTTTTCGCTGGCTTCTGGCAAAGTCCGGCTGGCCATTCCCCTGCCTGCCAGCATGGCGCTGAACGATCCGCATGTCTTCGTCGAAACCACGGAAGTGGTAGACTACGCCGCACCGCAGACGTTTACCCGCAACGGGAACTGGCTGGTGGCGGAGCTGGTCCGCAAGGGCAGCGCGCAACCTGCTGCGATCAGCGGTATCGTGCGGCTGGACACCACGGACGAAGGCGTGCGCTTCGTGGCGGAGCCGGGCCCGGTGCCCACTGGAGGCACTCCCGTGGCTGCTACCGGTGACGGGGCCAAGCTGCCGTCCCTGTGGTTGCTGCTGGGCGGGGCGTTGCTGGGCGGTTTGCTGCTCAACGTGATGCCTTGCGTGTTCCCGATCCTGAGCCTCAAGGCCCTGAGCCTCGCGCGGGCGGGGGAAAGCGAACGCGAAGCCCGGCGAGAAGGCGCGGCCTACACGGCGGGGGTGATGCTCGCCTGCCTCGCTCTTGGCGGGGTGTTGCTGGTTCTGCGGGCCGGGGGACAGCAGGTCGGCTGGGCATTCCAGTTGCAGGAGCCGGGCGTGGTGGTTGCCCTGCTGGCGCTGGCGGCGGCGATCACCGCCAATCTTGCCGGATTGTTCGAGTTGCCCGCCGTTTCGATCACCCGCGATGGCAAGCCTGGCGGGGCATTCGCCACCGGGCTTCTGGCCGCCTTCGTCGCGACGCCGTGCACCGGCCCGTTCATGGCCGCGGCCATGGGGGCGGCGCTGCTGTTGCCCGTACCGCAGGCATTGCTGCTGTTCGCGGTGCTGGGGCTGGGGCTGGGGCTGCCGTTCTTGCTGATCGGCTTTGTTCCGCCGCTGCGCGCCGCGCTGCCCAGGCCGGGCGGGTGGATGGTGACTTTCCGCCGGATCATGGCCGTGCCGATGGGGCTGACGGCCTTGGCGCTGCTGTGGCTGGTCAATCGCCTTGGCGGCAGCGGCTTCATGACCGTGGCGATCCTGGCGCTGGCCGGGCTGCTGTTGGCGCTATGGATCGTGGGCCGCCGTCAGCGGCAAGGCAAGGCGGCGCTGCTGCCGTTCGCGGCGGTGGCCGTGCCTTTCGCGCTGTTCGCTGCTGTCGCGCTGCCGGCCAGCTTCACCGGTGGCGGCAAGGCGGAGAGCGGACTGCTCGCCCCGCAGGATTTCAGCGAGAATGCACTGGCGCATGCCCGCGCCAGCGGCAAGCCGGTTTTCCTATGGTTCACGGCGGATTGGTGCGTCACCTGCAAAGTGAACGAAAGCGTGGCGATCGAACGCGAGGCGACCAAAGCCGCGTTCGACAAGGCCGGGGTCATCGCCATGCGGGGGGATTGGACCCGGCGCGATCCGGAAATCACCCGCTTCCTGACGGCGCACGGCGCGGCGGGCGTGCCGCTTTATCTCTGGTATCAACCGGGGGGTGAGGGGCGGCAATTGCCGCAAGTCCTCACTCCCGATAGCCTGGTCAGGCTTGCGGAGCAGGCTCCGCGCTGA
- a CDS encoding UbiH/UbiF/VisC/COQ6 family ubiquinone biosynthesis hydroxylase: MSDMRELVIIGGGLVGMTLALAAARQGIASHVVDMADPNALTADGFDGRASAISTASWNLFTNIGLAERLAGKGCPIKSIAVTDSMKPGRIDFQPQPHEGSLGVMFSNQTLREVLYEAAREEKRIAWHAPARVVERQRGPHGVSATLADGTVLEGRLMVAAEGRRSPTRDEAGLKLARWDYQHRAIIVGLTHEKSHDNVAWEIFYPAGPFALLPMLDGPDGEHRSALVWTVSEKDAEGVLALSDHAFVTEVARRMDGMFGAIALNSKRSSYPLGFQHTARMVADRLVLVGDAAHGIHPIAGQGLNLGLRDVGALVEVLMDGMRIGLDSGDAQLLKRYERWRSLDCFAVSFTCDSVTRLFGVPGRIPSAIRRLGMAGVQRIGPLKQFFMDEARGMSGKLPELLKA, from the coding sequence ATGTCGGATATGCGCGAACTGGTCATCATCGGCGGCGGTCTTGTCGGCATGACGCTGGCGCTGGCCGCCGCGCGGCAAGGCATCGCCAGTCATGTGGTCGACATGGCGGACCCGAACGCGCTGACTGCCGACGGTTTCGATGGCAGGGCATCCGCGATTTCCACCGCAAGCTGGAACCTGTTCACCAATATCGGCCTTGCCGAACGCCTTGCGGGCAAAGGCTGCCCGATCAAGTCCATCGCCGTAACAGACAGCATGAAACCGGGCCGGATCGATTTTCAGCCCCAGCCGCACGAAGGATCATTGGGGGTGATGTTCTCCAACCAGACCTTGCGCGAAGTGCTGTACGAAGCCGCGCGCGAGGAAAAGCGGATCGCCTGGCATGCCCCTGCCCGCGTGGTGGAACGGCAGCGCGGCCCGCATGGCGTCTCCGCCACTCTGGCCGACGGCACAGTGCTCGAAGGCCGGTTGATGGTCGCCGCCGAAGGACGCCGCTCCCCCACGCGGGACGAGGCCGGGCTCAAGCTGGCCCGCTGGGATTATCAACACCGCGCCATCATCGTCGGCCTTACCCATGAAAAATCGCATGACAATGTGGCGTGGGAAATCTTCTACCCCGCCGGGCCTTTCGCTTTGCTGCCCATGCTGGACGGACCTGACGGCGAACATCGCAGCGCGCTGGTGTGGACGGTTTCCGAAAAGGATGCTGAGGGTGTTCTGGCCCTCTCGGACCATGCTTTCGTCACCGAAGTGGCCAGGCGGATGGACGGGATGTTCGGCGCCATCGCCCTCAACAGCAAGCGCTCATCCTATCCGCTCGGCTTCCAGCACACCGCCCGGATGGTCGCGGATCGCCTCGTCCTGGTGGGGGATGCCGCGCACGGTATTCATCCGATCGCCGGTCAGGGCCTCAATCTGGGCTTGCGCGATGTCGGGGCGCTGGTCGAAGTGCTGATGGACGGGATGCGGATCGGCCTCGATTCGGGCGATGCGCAACTGCTCAAGCGCTATGAACGCTGGCGCAGCCTCGACTGTTTCGCCGTCTCCTTCACCTGCGACAGCGTCACCCGCCTGTTCGGCGTGCCGGGGCGCATACCCTCCGCGATCCGCCGCCTCGGCATGGCGGGCGTGCAGCGGATCGGCCCGCTGAAGCAGTTCTTCATGGACGAGGCGCGCGGCATGTCGGGCAAATTGCCCGAACTGCTGAAAGCCTGA
- a CDS encoding uroporphyrinogen-III synthase: MTGALIAIRPEPGLSATLAAARAMGLPIQGEPLFAIRPVAWDVPDPAGFDGLLIGSANAIRHFGPARADWTGKPVYAVGDATAQAARDAGFSVAVTGEGYLQGVVDRLAGEEHAFLRVTGAEHVPVQPPAGISIATRVAYENVSLPVSDALAACLSRGATVLLHSAVAARHLASECDRLDLPRERIALAALGPRIAEAAGQGWAARHVAQRPREADLLALARDMCH; this comes from the coding sequence ATGACCGGAGCGCTGATCGCTATCCGGCCGGAGCCGGGCCTTTCCGCCACTCTTGCCGCCGCGCGTGCCATGGGATTGCCGATCCAGGGCGAACCGCTGTTCGCCATTCGCCCGGTCGCATGGGATGTTCCCGATCCTGCCGGTTTCGATGGTCTTCTGATCGGCAGCGCGAATGCGATCCGTCATTTCGGTCCCGCCCGCGCCGACTGGACGGGGAAGCCGGTCTATGCGGTGGGCGATGCGACCGCGCAGGCCGCACGCGATGCCGGATTTTCCGTGGCGGTGACCGGGGAAGGTTACCTGCAAGGCGTTGTGGACCGGCTCGCGGGCGAAGAGCACGCGTTTCTACGTGTTACCGGGGCCGAACACGTGCCGGTGCAGCCGCCTGCCGGAATATCCATTGCCACGCGCGTGGCTTATGAGAACGTTTCCCTGCCGGTTTCCGATGCTTTGGCTGCTTGCCTCAGCAGGGGAGCGACGGTTCTGCTCCATTCTGCCGTGGCTGCGCGCCATCTGGCGAGCGAATGCGACCGGCTGGACCTGCCGCGCGAAAGGATCGCTCTTGCCGCGCTGGGGCCGCGTATCGCCGAAGCGGCGGGGCAAGGCTGGGCGGCCCGGCATGTCGCGCAACGCCCGCGCGAAGCCGATCTGCTGGCCTTGGCACGGGACATGTGCCATTGA
- the hemC gene encoding hydroxymethylbilane synthase: MTIQPRLRLGTRSSPLAMAQAEEARARLCAAHGWDESVVELVPVIATGDRIQDRPLAEIGGKALWTKELDQWLHERRIDAAVHSMKDVETIRPEWLAIAAILPRADVRDVLFGAAGIADLPAGARVGTSAPRRAAQLLHLRPDCTIVPFRGNVATRLGKLAAGEADATLLAAAGLERLGGGYGGAPLPVEAWLPAPAQGAIGIECRADDAAARALLAAIDDRSSRARVMAERALLLALGGNCHSPVAVHARIEADMIVMRAALFSPDGTARVDGEARFPADDAAAPAALAQDLLAQADASITRHFSGSA; the protein is encoded by the coding sequence ATGACGATACAGCCCAGACTTCGCCTTGGAACCCGATCCTCGCCGCTGGCCATGGCCCAGGCGGAAGAAGCCCGTGCGCGGCTTTGCGCCGCCCATGGGTGGGATGAAAGCGTGGTGGAACTGGTGCCCGTGATCGCTACGGGGGATCGGATTCAGGATCGTCCGCTGGCTGAAATCGGCGGCAAGGCGCTGTGGACCAAGGAACTGGACCAGTGGCTGCACGAACGGCGTATCGATGCCGCCGTCCATTCGATGAAGGATGTCGAAACGATCCGGCCCGAATGGCTGGCCATCGCCGCGATCCTGCCGCGCGCCGATGTACGCGATGTCCTGTTCGGGGCGGCGGGGATCGCGGACCTGCCCGCCGGGGCGCGCGTGGGCACCAGCGCCCCGCGCCGCGCCGCGCAGTTGCTCCACTTGCGGCCCGATTGCACGATCGTTCCCTTCCGGGGCAATGTCGCCACGCGGCTGGGCAAGCTGGCGGCGGGTGAAGCGGACGCGACTCTGCTCGCGGCTGCCGGGCTCGAACGGTTGGGCGGCGGATACGGCGGCGCGCCTTTGCCGGTGGAGGCATGGCTTCCGGCCCCGGCGCAGGGGGCCATCGGTATCGAATGCAGGGCGGACGATGCCGCCGCGCGGGCGCTGCTCGCCGCGATCGATGACAGGTCGAGCCGGGCCCGGGTCATGGCTGAACGCGCCCTGCTGCTCGCGCTTGGCGGCAATTGTCACAGTCCGGTGGCTGTGCATGCCCGGATCGAAGCCGATATGATCGTGATGCGGGCCGCGCTGTTCAGCCCGGACGGCACCGCCCGGGTCGATGGCGAAGCGCGTTTCCCGGCCGATGACGCGGCGGCTCCGGCCGCGCTGGCGCAAGACCTGTTGGCCCAGGCCGACGCGTCCATCACCCGGCATTTCAGCGGATCGGCATGA
- the tsaD gene encoding tRNA (adenosine(37)-N6)-threonylcarbamoyltransferase complex transferase subunit TsaD produces the protein MATILGIESSCDETAAALVTSERAILAQHIASQDEVHRPYGGVVPEIAARAHAERLAPLIEATLANAGCTLADVDAIAATAGPGLIGGVMVGLVTGKALAMASGKPLIAINHLEGHALSPRLADATLVFPYALLLVSGGHCQILRVDGVGRYRRMATTIDDALGEAFDKTAKILGLGYPGGPKVEKLAQAGDARAVPLPRPLLGSHEPHFSFAGLKSAVLRAKESGQYREEDLAASFQQAAIDCVIDRLQRALAGMGDVTALVVAGGVAANRPMREALERLAQTHGLPFTAPPLPLCTDNAAMIAWAGAERYTQGQSDPLDFAARPRWPLDPDAEPVRGAGVKA, from the coding sequence ATGGCGACGATCCTCGGCATAGAATCGAGTTGTGACGAAACGGCGGCCGCGCTGGTCACATCGGAACGGGCGATCCTGGCGCAACATATCGCGTCTCAGGACGAGGTGCACCGCCCCTATGGCGGCGTCGTGCCGGAAATCGCCGCGCGCGCCCATGCCGAACGGTTGGCGCCGCTGATCGAAGCGACGCTGGCCAACGCCGGATGCACTCTGGCCGATGTCGATGCCATTGCCGCCACCGCCGGGCCCGGCCTGATCGGCGGCGTGATGGTCGGGCTGGTTACGGGCAAGGCGCTGGCCATGGCCAGCGGCAAGCCGCTGATCGCGATCAACCATCTGGAAGGCCACGCCCTTTCCCCCCGCCTTGCCGATGCAACGCTGGTCTTCCCCTATGCGCTGCTGCTGGTGTCGGGCGGGCATTGCCAGATTCTGCGGGTCGATGGGGTCGGCCGCTATCGCCGCATGGCCACGACGATCGACGATGCGCTGGGCGAAGCATTCGACAAGACCGCAAAAATCCTCGGCCTCGGTTATCCCGGCGGGCCGAAAGTGGAAAAGCTGGCGCAGGCGGGCGATGCCAGGGCCGTTCCCCTACCCCGCCCGTTGCTCGGCAGCCATGAACCGCATTTCTCCTTCGCGGGCCTCAAAAGCGCGGTACTGCGCGCCAAGGAAAGCGGGCAGTACCGGGAGGAGGATCTCGCGGCCAGTTTCCAACAGGCCGCTATCGATTGCGTGATCGACCGTCTGCAACGCGCGCTGGCCGGCATGGGCGATGTGACCGCGCTGGTCGTGGCGGGCGGCGTCGCCGCCAACCGCCCGATGCGGGAAGCGCTGGAGCGGCTTGCACAAACCCATGGCCTGCCGTTCACCGCCCCGCCTTTGCCGCTGTGCACAGATAACGCGGCTATGATCGCCTGGGCCGGGGCCGAACGCTATACCCAAGGCCAGTCCGATCCGCTCGATTTCGCTGCCCGGCCGCGCTGGCCGCTCGATCCCGATGCGGAACCGGTGCGCGGCGCGGGGGTCAAGGCATGA
- a CDS encoding NAD(P)H-dependent glycerol-3-phosphate dehydrogenase yields MTDESRTEQGPRVGVIGAGAWGTALAQMLASDGREVLIWALESEVVDDINANRRNSLYLPSAELAPSIRATGDLTRAASCDALLLVTPAQHLAAILGQIPSLPRDLVLCSKGIENGTGRLMSDVARDAAPASEIAVLSGPTFAHEVAAGQPTAVTLACGGGDAQWERLAPVIARPAFRPYFSSDVVGAEVGGAVKNVLAIACGVVDGLALGQNARAALIARGYAEMLRFGEALGGQAATLAGLCGLGDLVLTCSSTSSRNFSLGKALGEGQAPAALMADRRTVAEGAFTAPVLVQLAQRHGVSMPIVEAVHALLNGAPAHDVVREILARPLKPEQEEPA; encoded by the coding sequence ATGACGGACGAGAGCAGGACAGAACAAGGGCCTCGGGTCGGCGTGATCGGCGCCGGGGCATGGGGCACCGCGCTGGCGCAGATGCTCGCCTCCGATGGCCGCGAAGTGCTGATCTGGGCTCTCGAAAGCGAGGTGGTGGACGATATCAACGCCAACCGCCGCAACAGCCTCTATCTGCCTTCGGCGGAACTCGCCCCTTCCATCCGGGCAACCGGCGATCTGACCCGGGCCGCATCCTGCGATGCGCTTCTGCTTGTCACCCCCGCGCAGCATCTCGCCGCCATTCTCGGCCAGATTCCCAGCCTTCCGCGCGATCTGGTTCTGTGCAGCAAGGGGATCGAGAATGGCACCGGCCGGTTGATGAGCGATGTCGCCCGCGATGCCGCCCCCGCCAGCGAAATCGCGGTGCTTTCCGGCCCCACGTTCGCGCACGAGGTTGCCGCCGGGCAGCCGACCGCCGTGACGCTGGCGTGCGGGGGCGGCGATGCGCAGTGGGAGCGGCTAGCCCCGGTCATCGCGCGCCCGGCCTTCCGCCCCTATTTCTCCAGCGATGTCGTCGGGGCCGAAGTCGGCGGCGCGGTCAAGAATGTCCTCGCCATCGCTTGCGGCGTGGTGGATGGGCTGGCGCTGGGCCAGAATGCCCGCGCGGCGCTGATCGCGCGCGGCTATGCCGAAATGCTTCGCTTCGGCGAAGCGCTGGGCGGGCAGGCGGCGACATTGGCGGGCCTGTGCGGCCTGGGCGATCTGGTGCTGACCTGCTCCTCCACCTCCAGCCGCAATTTCTCGCTCGGCAAGGCGCTTGGCGAAGGGCAGGCCCCGGCCGCGCTGATGGCTGACCGGCGAACCGTGGCCGAAGGCGCCTTCACCGCGCCGGTACTGGTCCAACTGGCCCAAAGGCACGGCGTTTCCATGCCAATTGTCGAAGCGGTCCATGCTCTGCTGAACGGCGCGCCCGCGCACGATGTGGTGCGCGAAATCCTTGCCCGCCCGCTCAAGCCCGAACAGGAAGAGCCTGCGTGA